A single genomic interval of Rosistilla ulvae harbors:
- a CDS encoding uracil-DNA glycosylase, which yields MNEVPSANLNLPDPHEIRVGVGQLLTHLQRVGVEYLPAADPGRAEQWTTTLLASVAQPAPVAAEAASTAASATPEGLGQPAAAAPPATAPPVAAPAAPVAAPPAAAPPAAAPPQPAATPPTAAPQTPPPASRPQPAAAAPGPTIYRTASLPIADRQASLDHWRQQVAQCTLCHELACTRKQTVFGAGHAQARVVFFGEAPGADEDREGIPFVGRAGQLLTKIIEATKLSRDEVYIMNTLKCRPPGNRNPLPDELKNCRPFFEAQLEIIQPEYIVCLGLFAAQSLLQSAPSIGRMRGRFHNYHGSKVVVTYHPSYLLRNAKMKGAVWQDMQMMMRAMGTLPA from the coding sequence GAACGAAGTCCCCTCTGCAAACTTGAACCTCCCCGATCCCCACGAGATTCGCGTGGGTGTCGGGCAGCTGCTGACGCATTTGCAGCGGGTGGGGGTGGAGTATCTGCCCGCCGCCGATCCGGGGCGCGCCGAACAATGGACCACCACGCTGTTGGCTAGCGTTGCGCAGCCAGCACCCGTCGCCGCCGAGGCGGCTTCCACTGCAGCGAGCGCCACCCCCGAGGGGCTTGGCCAACCCGCTGCGGCAGCACCTCCCGCGACAGCACCGCCTGTGGCGGCCCCAGCTGCGCCAGTTGCCGCTCCACCGGCTGCCGCCCCGCCAGCGGCTGCGCCTCCGCAGCCTGCGGCGACACCTCCCACTGCGGCCCCTCAGACACCGCCGCCTGCGTCGCGACCGCAACCAGCCGCTGCGGCACCGGGGCCGACGATTTATCGGACCGCTTCGCTGCCGATCGCCGATCGCCAGGCGTCGCTGGACCATTGGCGGCAGCAGGTCGCACAGTGCACGCTGTGCCACGAATTGGCTTGCACGCGGAAGCAGACGGTCTTTGGAGCCGGGCACGCTCAGGCTCGCGTCGTTTTCTTCGGCGAAGCGCCGGGGGCGGACGAGGATCGCGAGGGGATTCCGTTTGTCGGCCGAGCGGGGCAACTGCTGACGAAGATCATCGAAGCGACAAAATTATCGCGAGATGAAGTCTATATCATGAACACGCTCAAATGCCGGCCGCCGGGGAATCGCAATCCGTTGCCGGACGAGCTGAAAAATTGCCGCCCCTTCTTCGAGGCCCAGCTGGAGATTATTCAGCCCGAATATATCGTCTGTTTGGGGCTGTTTGCCGCTCAATCGCTGCTTCAATCGGCTCCCTCGATCGGCAGGATGCGAGGCCGTTTCCACAACTACCACGGCAGCAAGGTCGTCGTCACCTACCACCCATCGTACTTGCTTCGCAATGCAAAGATGAAGGGGGCGGTCTGGCAGGACATGCAGATGATGATGCGCGCGATGGGGACGCTGCCCGCCTGA